From a single Thalassophryne amazonica chromosome 7, fThaAma1.1, whole genome shotgun sequence genomic region:
- the si:dkeyp-84f3.9 gene encoding zinc finger protein 184, whose protein sequence is MGSRMSFGSGSGDQNAVSELTSVVSHPVPYIPNNHVPVNCQQITEDDTGCSEYDLEVRRGEGHGVHHTGLNQSARESHLPGRIDSEGLTNSEVANEENCQQSDGAASEVIMQGKSQVSASLCSYSLQTTGQSAKVRRKPGHPRKRKIFTKNILVPESVGPNAVQHQEDVTATSCEGIEDSMPTSSENHCSHDVPWTSDGQLVNHLPHSERSGYHCMSDSRPEVIMSVMKKRGRPRKDKSPVSESNFTDENSSGSTWSLRKRQRPALTTDEKTESDDKVTLTARSASSVKSNCHHIDLADEQIPAKLFKPDFSQEASTVLRSDTGDGEKTGTDKQVSLNSEDQMSCSSHGTSPECDRPPHARISSTVKAEETEIELDHLNSMSQIDEVLQNDGSMTECANSQANIYVFTRGKERRRHALLPREHLPPPNEPTEGNSNVQPTADSNTQQTADSDVQQTADRDTQQTVDDDAPKTVDIDAQQTDGNAQQTADGDAQQTLADTKEEDNTNPIYTKRGGKTLLKCGFCGRVCKFLSQFIIHQRIHTGEKPFKCLECGRCFSKNSNLNLHLKVHRKNNAYQTCPYCKIRFSYCEYSSHIKTHAHELHKESEKDKSQRQGSDISKSVELVKSAAPEKKPCKVCKYCGKMFTFPSALIRHERVHTGEKPYKCDICGKAFGQAYFLRVHELTHWSVKRYNCTRCGKSFTHYSNARNHICRTPEIGEDCQYSRRPKPSLTYTCHICKNVFGQLQEFNNHMKAHTGAKLYRCVCCDKLFGVLSEFKEHQRQCAQSKGTESISGITEEEPVALIQYTLPAKRCSSVLSVTPQNCQTQKKTPAQTRSKKPFSNSTKPFQPTNIPPHHLSHFVSKLNTLDNRSDPRKYFCPRCGRLFRHMGRLRAHMLSHPRSQNYTCSCCGKSVDNWKQLWRHQRVHRQRHGRFTCPQCGRGFRFVEPYKRHMSEHSEVTWNQVRPRKVFLPYQCEQCRSRFRTLDLLFKHQLCHAPAQDVHKYSDFDLSVDVLGVQTNIMSSPAIDNCITGNAKPKESNFSPALFVQTWNSPLNSVSISAQTATSGLPLAPVISLVQKQTFVVGKTIQHPGNALLIHGGENGQDNEEANNFGNLIPSPLRMVKEQAQDANKSNKCGGPAEDIRCTVCGRTYSVISDLYYHYLQHARGQL, encoded by the exons ATGGGAAGCAGAATGTCGTTTGGCAGTGGAAGCGGTGACCAAAATGCAGTCTCTGAATTAACGTCTGTGGTATCCCATCCtgttccctacatccctaacaaTCATGTTCCTGTCAACTGCCAACAG ATAACTGAAGACGACACTGGATGCAGTGAATATGACCTCGAGGTGAGGCGGGGTGAGGGTCATGGAGTGCATCATACAGGACTGAACCAGTCTGCACGTGAGTCACACTTACCAGGAAGAATAGATTCTGAAGGTCTCACGAATTCTGAAGTGGCCAATGAAGAAAATTGTCAACAGAGTGATGGTGCAGCATCAGAAGTCATCATGCAAGGAAAATCTCAAGTCTCAGCCAGCCTGTGCAGCTATTCATTGCAAACTACTGGACAGTCAGCAAAGGTTCGCCGAAAACCTGGCCACCCTCgaaaaagaaaaatattcacTAAGAACATACTAGTTCCAGAGTCTGTTGGTCCTAATGCAGTTCAACATCAGGAGGACGTcacagcaacatcatgtgagggtaTTGAGGATTCCATGCCAACAAGCTCAGAAAACCACTGCAGCCATGATGTGCCTTGGACCAGTGATGGTCAGTTAGTCAATCATTTGCCTCATAGTGAAAGATCTGGTTATCACTGCATGTCTGATAGTAGACCAGAAGTTATTATGTCTGtgatgaagaaaagaggaagaccAAGAAAAGATAAAAGCCCTGTTTCTGAAAGCAATTTTACTGATGAAAACAGTAGTGGTTCTACGTGGAGCCTGAGGAAAAGACAACGACCGGCTTTGACAACAGATGAAAAGACTGAATCTGATGACAAAGTCACCCTCACAGCGCGCTCAGCAAGCAGTGTTAAATCTAACTGCCATCACATTGATTTGGCTGATGAGCAAATTCCAGCTAAATTGTTCAAACCTGATTTTTCTCAAGAGGCCTCCACCGTGTTGAGGAGTGACACAGGTGATGGGGAGAAAACTGGGACAGATAAACAAGTGAGCTTGAACTCTGAAGACCAGATGAGCTGTAGTTCTCATGGAACATCTCCTGAATGTGACCGTCCACCTCACGCTCGGATCTCCTCTACTGTGAAAGCCGAGGAAACAGAGATCGAACTTGATCATTTAAATTCCATGTCTCAGATAGAtgaagttttacagaatgacggCAGCATGACGGAGTGTGCAAACAGCCAGGCAAACATTTATGTGTTCACCAGAGGCAAGGAGAGGAGGAGACATGCTTTGTTGCCAAGAGAGCATCTTCCACCGCCAAACGAGCCCACTGAAGGCAACAGCAATGTACAGCCAACGGCAGACAGCAATACGCAACAAACAGCGGACAGCGACGTGCAACAAACGGCGGACAGAGACACGCAACAAACTGTGGATGACGATGCACCGAAAACAGTGGACATTGATGCACAGCAAACAGACGGCAACGCACAGCAAACAGCGGACGGAGATGCTCAGCAAACGCTAGCTGATACTAAAGAAGAGGACAACACAAATCCAATCTACACTAAACGAGGCGGGAAAACTTTGTTGAAATGTGGTTTCTGTGGTCGTGTATGCAAATTTCTTTCTCAGTTCATTATCCATCAACGCATTCATACGGGCGAAAAGCCTTTTAAATGCCTTGAATGTGGGAGATGTTTTAGCAAAAATTCTAACTTAAATCTTCATCTCAAAGTACACCGGAAGAACAACGCATATCAAACTTGCCCATACTGCAAGATCAGATTCTCCTATTGTGAGTATTCTTCTCATATTAAAACACACGCTCATGAACTTCACAAAGAAAGTGAGAAGGACAAATCTCAGAGACAAGGGAGTGACATCAGTAAGAGTGTGGAACTTGTTAAATCGGCGGCTCCTGAAAAGAAACCGTGCAAAGTGTGCAAGTACTGCGGCAAAATGTTCACCTTTCCGTCTGCGCTCATCAGGCATGAGCGTGTGCACACCGGAGAAAAGCCTTACAAATGTGATATCTGTGGGAAAGCTTTTGGTCAGGCCTATTTCCTTCGGGTTCACGAGTTGACACACTGGTCTGTGAAGCGTTACAACTGCACACGTTGTGGTAAATCATTCACCCATTACAGCAATGCAAGAAATCATATATGTAGAACGCCTGAGATCGGTGAGGATTGTCAGTATAGCCGACGGCCGAAGCCTTCACTGACATACACGTGCCACATCTGCAAGAATGTTTTTGGCCAGCTGCAAGAGTTCAACAACCACATGAAAGCCCACACTGGTGCAAAGCTGTACCGGTGCGTCTGCTGTGACAAGCTTTTTGGGGTCCTGTCAGAATTCAAAGAGCATCAGAGGCAGTGTGCCCAGTCCAAAGGCACGGAATCCATCTCTGGCATCACCGAAGAAGAGCCTGTGGCATTAATACAGTACACGTTACCTGCAAAGAGGTGTTCATCAGTTTTGTCTGTCACACCACAGAATTgccaaacacagaaaaaaacacctGCTCAAACTCGCAGCAAGAAACCGTTTTCTAACTCAACTAAACCATTTCAGCCTACGAATATACCACCTCATCATCTGTCACACTTCGTGTCGAAGCTAAACACACTCGATAACAGGTCGGACCCCAGGAAATATTTCTGCCCGAGATGTGGAAGACTGTTCCGGCACATGGGGCGGCTCAGAGCCCACATGCTCAGTCACCCCCGGAGTCAAAACTACACGTGCAGCTGCTGTGGTAAGAGCGTTGACAACTGGAAACAACTGTGGCGTCACCAGAGAGTGCACAGACAGCGACACGGCCGCTTCACTTGTCCTCAGTGCGGCCGAGGCTTTCGTTTCGTGGAGCCCTACAAAAGACACATGAGCGAGCACTCAGAGGTCACGTGGAATCAGGTGAGGCCCAGAAAAGTGTTTTTGCCTTATCAGTGCGAACAGTGCAGAAGTCGATTTAGAACTCTAGACTTGCTGTTCAAACACCAACTTTGTCATGCGCCTGCACAGGACGTGCACAAGTACTCTGATTTTGACTTGTCAGTAGATGTTCTTGGTGTACAAACCAACATAATGTCGAGTCCCGCCATCGACAACTGCATAACAGGAAACGCTAAACCCAAGGAAAGCAACTTCAGTCCTGCTCTGTTCGTCCAAACTTGGAATTCTCCTTTGAACAGCGTCTCAATAAGTGCACAAACAGCTACTTCAGGGTTACCTCTGGCCCCTGTGATTTCGTTAGTTCAAAAGCAGACATTTGTTGTGGGTAAAACCATCCAGCATCCCGGTAATGCACTTCTGATCCATGGTGGAGAAAACGGTCAAGACAACGAGGAGGCAAATAATTTTGGAAATCTGATACCATCACCTTTGAGAATGGTGAAGGAACAGGCTCAAGATGCCAACAAATCAAATAAATGTGGAGGTCCTGCAGAAGACATCCGGTGCACTGTGTGTGGTCGCACTTATTCAGTCATTTCAGACCTCTATTATCATTATTTACAGCATGCAAGAGGTCAGCTTTAG
- the prss1 gene encoding trypsin-1, which yields MKALIFVALFAAAYAAPIEDDKIVGGYECRKNSVPYQVSLNAGYHFCGGSLISSTWVVSAAHCYKSRIQVRLGEHNIAVNEGTEQFINSGKIIKHPKYNSYNVDNDIMLIKLSTPARLNSYVSTIPVASTCASAGTRCLISGWGNMSSSGNNYPDNLRCLDAPILTDSSCRNCYPGQITSNMICAGFLEGGKDSCQGDSGGPMVCSGVLQGVVSWGYGCAMKNKPGVYTKVCNYKSWIQSVMANN from the exons ATGAAGGCTCTCATTTTTGTGGCTCTTTTTGCAGCAGCAT ATGCTGCTCCCATTGAGGATGACAAGATCGTTGGAGGCTATGAGTGCAGAAAGAACAGCGTGCCCTACCAGGTGTCTCTGAACGCAGGCTACCACTTTTGTGGAGGCTCCCTGATCTCCAGCACCTGGGTGGTGTCCGCCGCTCATTGCTACAAGTC GCGCATTCAGGTGCGTCTTGGTGAGCACAACATTGCTGTGAACGAAGGCACGGAGCAGTTCATCAACTCTGGTAAAATCATCAAACATCCGAAGTACAACAGCTACAACGTGGACAACGACATCATGCTGATCAAGTTGAGCACACCCGCTAGGCTGAACAGCTATGTCAGCACCATACCTGTGGCCAGCACCTGTGCCAGTGCAGGCACTCGCTGTCTGATCTCTGGATGGGGAAACATGAGCAGCTCAGGCA ACAACTACCCTGATAATCTGAGGTGTCTGGATGCCCCCATCCTGACTGACTCCAGCTGCAGGAACTGCTATCCTGGACAGATCACCTCCAATATGATCTGTGCCGGCTTCCTCGAGGGAGGCAAAGACTCCTGTCAG GGTGATTCCGGTGGCCCCATGGTGTGCAGCGGCGTCCTGCAGGGTGTTGTATCCTGGGGTTATGGCTGCGCCATGAAGAACAAGCCTGGTGTCTACACCAAGGTCTGCAACTATAAAAGCTGGATCCAGTCCGTCATGGCCAACAactaa
- the si:ch211-261d7.3 gene encoding myb-related transcription factor, partner of profilin produces MTEYYEEGGLLYEQSPPMHIKVESPEGPFGGGVSENGFPRDDEDSDASCDQGSGLPGGLPFNVVVVHPNIMAPGMSSDDLLSIEQNRAMSAALAAGGAGKRKSRFSGAELEVLVSEVTRCEGELFGPAGRLRRRERERIWAGILERVNAVSRVPRTLREVKKRWDDLKRRNGGRLADARHRSCYLPSSRSASMLGRPSQASPRLLQSRQKQSSRTKPIFPCFPDSDTVGVEGLDRDGLDKDEDNCERERDLGDPDCEAVENTMEDKLGLGLGLGIGPPPPSERWLPPSPLYSAPFLNGSPQPSSPQPSLGAQQGPLEAPPRSSWLEDELRG; encoded by the exons ATGACTGAGTACTACGAGGAGGGGGGGCTGCTGTACGAGCAATCACCTCCCAtgcacatcaaagtggagtctCCGGAGGGACCCTTTGGAGGGGGAGTCTCGGAAAACGGCTTCCCCAGGGACGATGAGGACTCAGATGCTAGCTGTGACCAGGGCAGTGGATTACCAGGGGGACTCCCCTTCAACGTGGTAGTGGTGCATCCAAACATCATGGCACCTGGCATGTCCTCAGACGACCTCTTGTCCATTGAACAAA acagagcTATGTCAGCTGCACTGGCTGCAGGCGGTGCAGGGAAAAGAAAGAGCCGTTTCAGTGGagcagagctggaggtgttgGTGTCAGAAGTCACTCGATGTGAAGGCGAACTCTTTGGCCCTGCAGGGAGGCTACGGCGGCGCGAGAGAGAGCGCATCTGGGCAGGAATCCTTGAGAGAGTCAACGCCGTATCCAGAGTCCCACGCACACTTCGTGAGGTGAAGAAACGCTGGGATGACTTGAAGCGGCGCAATGGAGGAAGGCTAGCAGATGCCCGCCACCGCAGCTGTTACTTGCCCTCCAGCAGAAGCGCCTCGATGCTAGGACGACCTTCTCAGGCCAGCCCAAGGCTCCTGCAGTCCAGGCAGAAGCAAAGCAGCAGAACAAAGCCCATCTTCCCGTGCTTCCCTGACTCTGACACAG TGGGAGTAGAAGGACTGGACAGAGATGGTTTGGATAAAGATGAGGACAATTGTGAGCGTGAGAGAGACTTGGGAGACCCTGACTGTGAAGCAGTAGAGAACACCATGGAGGACAAATTGGGCTTAGGACTGGGCCTGGGCATTGGACCGCCCCCTCCATCAGAACGATGGCTGCCTCCTTCCCCCCTCTACAGTGCGCCTTTTCTCAATGGCAGCCCTCAGCCTAGTAGTCCCCAGCCATCGCTCGGAGCTCAACAAGGTCCTCTCGAAGCCCCGCCACGCAGCTCCTGGCTGGAAGATGAGCTGCGAGGGTAG